From the Primulina tabacum isolate GXHZ01 chromosome 15, ASM2559414v2, whole genome shotgun sequence genome, one window contains:
- the LOC142526346 gene encoding uncharacterized protein LOC142526346 isoform X1, protein MESILARALEYTLKYWLKSFSRDQFKLQGRAVQLSNLDINGDALHASIGLPPALNVTTAKVGKLEIILPSVSNVQIEPIVVQIDRLDLVLVENEDDIDSSRGSSSASSISAARGSGYGFADKIADGMTLEVQTVNLLLETHGGARQRGGATWASPMASITIRNLLLYTTNEHWEVVNLKEARDFSSDKKFIYVFKKLEWGHLSIDLLPHPDMFLDAKFSNSIDESNRKDEDGAKRVFFGGERFIEGISGEAHITIQRTELNSPLGLEVQLHITEAVCPSLSEPGLRALLRFFTGLYVCLNRGDVDPIAQQRSAEAAGRSVVSMVVDHIFLCIKDAEFQIELLMQSLFFARTSVSDGENAKYLTRVMIGGLFLRDTFARPSCTLVQPSMETTSVDALHIPDFGKNFCPPIYPLGDQLWQLNYRVPLISLNCLQLLPSPNPPIFASRTVIDCQPLIIHLQEESCLRILSFLADGIVVNRGAVLPDFSIKSLVFNLKGLDITVPLEIRNPEYTSRICDTSFESSFTGARLHIQDLMLSESPSLKLRLLNLERDPACFCLWKGQPVDASQRKLTASASLICLALETDNSSIGSDNSLPESPDLWRCLEMKDVCLEVAMVTADGSPLINVPPPGGVVRLGVACQQYSSNSSVEELFFVLDLYTYFGRVCERIALVGKNQKSNGIRNDSLGRTVMEKVAGDSAVSLAVEELQLRFLESSSDIPVKPLVCFMGENLSIKVGHRTLGGARAISSTLLWDRVKVECAGTVDNLRHENGSNLTSDFIHLDENEYHKLRAVFWVQKSTSPFLDINMVHVIPYSAQDIECHSLNISACVAGVRLGGGMNYTESLLHRFGILGPDGGPGEDLTRGLEKLSTGPLSKLFKTSPLIMDGLGESINSISEDGDDSSLLQLGVPDDVDLSIQLKDWLFALEDSQEMSNWRSFSDSAENSFREERSWHATFQSLHAKGKSCPKHVVVGNGKPSVMHKYPIESITVGMEGLQILKPVALEGIVLNGIPEKSVLPNGLTETEKPNYGNHGVNVEVELMASEDGDGAESMANWIVESLKFSVKEPIEAVVTKDELQHLVLLCKSEVDSMGRIAAGVLRILKLEGSIGSAAISQLSNLGSKNFDRIFTPEKLSRGCSPSNFGLSPPCNFIQGSGGSGLDSTMASLEDSQSKCAALAAELISRSDSSAEYIDNIKELNQNLERMQKLLEQLKTQL, encoded by the exons ATGGAATCGATATTGGCCAGAGCTTTGGAATATACTCTTAAGTATTGGCTGAAGTCATTCAGCAGAGATCAGTTCAAATTGCAGGGGCGCGCCGTCCAGCTATCTAATTTAG ACATAAATGGAGATGCATTGCATGCCAGTATAGGATTGCCGCCCGCGCTGAATGTCACCACCGCTAAAGTTGGAAAATTGGAGATTATT CTGCCTTCGGTGAGCAATGTACAAATAGAACCGATTGTGGTACAAATTGACAGGCTTGACCTGGTTTTGGTGGAAAACGAGGATGACATAGATTCATCCAGGGGCTCAAGCAG TGCGTCATCCATCAGTGCTGCGAGGGGTAGTGGATATGGATTTGCTGATAAG ATTGCAGATGGAATGACTCTGGAAGTGCAGACTGTGAATCTTTTACTCGAGACTCATGGTGGTGCTCGACAGAGAGGGGGAGCAACTTG GGCATCTCCCATGGCTTCAATCACCATTCGCAATCTTCTGCTATATACAACAAATGAACACTGGGAG GTCGTAAATCTTAAGGAGGCACGAGACTTTTCAAGTGACAAGAAATTCATATATGTATTCAAA AAACTTGAATGGGGACATTTATCTATTGATCTCCTGCCTCATCCAGATATGTTTTTGGACGCAAAATTTTCTAACTCCATAGACGAGTCTAATAGGAAGGATGAAGACGGTGCAAAACGAGTATTCTTTGGTGGAGAGCGATTTATCGAGGGCATCTCAGGAGAGGCCCAT ATTACAATACAAAGGACGGAACTCAATAGCCCACTAGGGCTTGAAGTCCAACTGCATATTACAGAAGCAGTCTGCCCTTCCTTAAGCGAACCAG GGTTACGAGCTCTTCTCCGTTTCTTTACTGGACTTTATGTTTGTTTAAATAGAGGAGACGTGGATCCAATTGCACAACAA CGTTCTGCGGAAGCAGCTGGACGTTCTGTGGTCTCGATGGTTGTGGATCACATATTTCTATGCATCAAAGATGCTG AGTTCCAGATAGAACTTTTGATGCAGTCACTGTTTTTTGCTCGG ACAAGTGTTTCTGACGGAGAAAATGCCAAGTACCTGACTCGAGTTATGATTGGTGGGTTGTTTTTGAG AGACACTTTTGCTCGGCCTTCATGCACCTTAGTACAACCGTCAATGGAAACTACTTCAGTTGATGCGTTACATATTCCAGACTTTG GTAAGAACTTCTGTCCCCCGATATATCCTTTGGGAGACCAACTGTGGCAATTGAATTATAGAGTGCCTCTGATAAGCCTCAACTGTCTACAACTCTTGCCCTCCCCAAATCCTCCGATATTTGCTTCAAGAACCGTTATTGACTGTCAGCCACTGATT ATCCATCTTCAGGAAGAATCCTGTCTGAGGATATTGTCATTTTTGGCTGATGGAATTGTTGTTAATCGTGGAGCTGTGCTGCcagatttttcaattaaatcccTTGTGTTTAATCTTAAAGGTTTAGACATTACGGTCCCACTGGAAATAAGAAACCCAGAATACACCTCTAGAATTTGTGACACATCTTTTGAGAGTTCATTTACTGGTGCAAGGCTTCATATTCAAGATCTGATGCTTTCCGAGTCACCTTCCCTTAAACTGAGGTTACTGAACCTTGAGAGAGATCCGGCATGCTTTTGTCTTTGGAAAGGTCAACCAGTTGATGCCAGCCAGAGGAAATTGACTGCTTCAGCTTCTTTGATTTGTTTGGCTTTGGAGACTGACAACAGCTCAATTGGAAGTGACAACTCTCTTCCGGAGTCTCCAGATTTATGGAGATGCCTTGAGATGAAAGATGTTTGTCTTGAGGTAGCTATGGTGACTGCAGATGGAAGCCCTTTAATAAATGTCCCACCTCCAGGAGGGGTTGTTAGATTAGGGGTTGCGTGTCAACAATATTCGTCAAACTCTTCAGTAGAGGAACTATTTTTCGTTCTAGATCTCTACACTTATTTTGGTAGGGTTTGCGAAAGGATAGCTCTGGTAGGGAAAAACCAAAAGTCAAATGGAATAAGAAATGATTCTTTGGGTAGAACTGTGATGGAGAAGGTTGCTGGTGATAGTGCTGTATCTCTAGCTGTTGAGGAACTTCAGCTAAGATTTTTGGAATCTTCTTCTGATATTCCCGTTAAACCTTTAGTTTGTTTTATGGGAGAAAATCTATCCATCAAAGTCGGTCATAGAACATTGGGTGGTGCTAGAGCAATATCATCTACCCTACTGTGGGATAGAGTCAAGGTGGAATGTGCAGGCACTGTGGATAACTTGAGACATGAGAATGGCTCCAATTTAACCTCAGATTTTATTCATCTCGATGAAAATGAATACCATAAGTTACGAGCTGTCTTTTGGGTTCAAAAGAGTACCTCACCTTTTCTGGATATAAACATGGTCCATGTGATTCCATATAGTGCTCAAGATATCGAGTGCCATTCTTTGAATATCTCTGCTTGTGTTGCTGGTGTCCGTCTTGGTGGAGGAATGAATTATACTGAATCTTTGCTTCATAGATTCGGAATTCTTGGGCCAGATGGTGGACCAGGGGAGGATCTTACTAGAGGGCTAGAGAAATTATCCACTGGACCACTGTCAAAGCTTTTCAAAACATCACCTCTTATAATGGATGGGCTTGGAGAGAGTATAA ATTCTATTTCAGAAGATGGAGATGACAGTAGCCTTCTTCAGTTGGGTGTACCTGATGATGTGGATTTATCGATACAGTTGAAAGATTGGTTGTTTGCGCTTGAAGATTCACAGGAGATGAGCAATTGGAGGTCTTTCAGTGATTCTGCTGAAAATTCTTTTAGAGAAGAAAGGAGCTGGCATGCAACATTTCAGAGTTTGCATGCCAAAGGAAAAAGCTGTCCAAAGCACGTAGTAGTTGGAAATGGAAAACCAAGTGTAATGCATAAATATCCAATCGAGTCAATCACT GTTGGCATGGAAGGCTTGCAGATCTTAAAGCCTGTGGCTTTGGAAGGGATCGTGTTGAATGGGATTCCTGAAAAAAGTGTCTTGCCGAATGGTTTAACTGAAACAGAGAAGCCAAATTATGGCAACCATGGCGTCAATGTGGAAGTTGAATTGATGGCTTCTGAAGATGGCGATGGTGCTGAGTCAATGGCCAATTGGATAGTGGAAAGCTTGAAATTCTCAGTGAAAGAACCG ATTGAGGCCGTAGTGACAAAGGATGAGCTGCAACACTTGGTTCTCCTGTGCAAGTCTGAGGTTGATTCTATGGGTAGAATAGCTGCTGGAGTTTTGCGTATTCTCAAATTAGAAGGATCCATAGGCTCGGCAGCTATCAGCCAACTAAGTAACTTGG GAAGCAAGAATTTTGATCGCATTTTTACTCCTGAGAAATTGAGCAGAGGCTGTAGCCCCAGCAATTTTGGGCTCAGTCCGCCCTGTAATTTCATCCAAGGAAGTGGTGGTTCTGGCTTGGATTCGACAATGGCTTCTCTTGAGGATTCACAATCAAAATGTGCTGCTCTTGCTGCCGAATTAATAAGTAGGTCGGATTCCTCCGCTGAATACATTGATAATATTAAGGAACTAAATCAGAATCTTGAAAGAATGCAGAAATTACTCGAGCAATTAAAAACTCAGCTTTAG
- the LOC142526346 gene encoding uncharacterized protein LOC142526346 isoform X3, giving the protein MESILARALEYTLKYWLKSFSRDQFKLQGRAVQLSNLDINGDALHASIGLPPALNVTTAKVGKLEIILPSVSNVQIEPIVVQIDRLDLVLVENEDDIDSSRGSSSASSISAARGSGYGFADKIADGMTLEVQTVNLLLETHGGARQRGGATWASPMASITIRNLLLYTTNEHWEVVNLKEARDFSSDKKFIYVFKKLEWGHLSIDLLPHPDMFLDAKFSNSIDESNRKDEDGAKRVFFGGERFIEGISGEAHITIQRTELNSPLGLEVQLHITEAVCPSLSEPGLRALLRFFTGLYVCLNRGDVDPIAQQRSAEAAGRSVVSMVVDHIFLCIKDAEFQIELLMQSLFFARTSVSDGENAKYLTRVMIGGLFLRDTFARPSCTLVQPSMETTSVDALHIPDFGKNFCPPIYPLGDQLWQLNYRVPLISLNCLQLLPSPNPPIFASRTVIDCQPLIIHLQEESCLRILSFLADGIVVNRGAVLPDFSIKSLVFNLKGLDITVPLEIRNPEYTSRICDTSFESSFTGARLHIQDLMLSESPSLKLRLLNLERDPACFCLWKGQPVDASQRKLTASASLICLALETDNSSIGSDNSLPESPDLWRCLEMKDVCLEVAMVTADGSPLINVPPPGGVVRLGVACQQYSSNSSVEELFFVLDLYTYFGRVCERIALVGKNQKSNGIRNDSLGRTVMEKVAGDSAVSLAVEELQLRFLESSSDIPVKPLVCFMGENLSIKVGHRTLGGARAISSTLLWDRVKVECAGTVDNLRHENGSNLTSDFIHLDENEYHKLRAVFWVQKSTSPFLDINMVHVIPYSAQDIECHSLNISACVAGVRLGGGMNYTESLLHRFGILGPDGGPGEDLTRGLEKLSTGPLSKLFKTSPLIMDGLGESIKDGDDSSLLQLGVPDDVDLSIQLKDWLFALEDSQEMSNWRSFSDSAENSFREERSWHATFQSLHAKGKSCPKHVVVGNGKPSVMHKYPIESITVGMEGLQILKPVALEGIVLNGIPEKSVLPNGLTETEKPNYGNHGVNVEVELMASEDGDGAESMANWIVESLKFSVKEPIEAVVTKDELQHLVLLCKSEVDSMGRIAAGVLRILKLEGSIGSAAISQLSNLGSKNFDRIFTPEKLSRGCSPSNFGLSPPCNFIQGSGGSGLDSTMASLEDSQSKCAALAAELISRSDSSAEYIDNIKELNQNLERMQKLLEQLKTQL; this is encoded by the exons ATGGAATCGATATTGGCCAGAGCTTTGGAATATACTCTTAAGTATTGGCTGAAGTCATTCAGCAGAGATCAGTTCAAATTGCAGGGGCGCGCCGTCCAGCTATCTAATTTAG ACATAAATGGAGATGCATTGCATGCCAGTATAGGATTGCCGCCCGCGCTGAATGTCACCACCGCTAAAGTTGGAAAATTGGAGATTATT CTGCCTTCGGTGAGCAATGTACAAATAGAACCGATTGTGGTACAAATTGACAGGCTTGACCTGGTTTTGGTGGAAAACGAGGATGACATAGATTCATCCAGGGGCTCAAGCAG TGCGTCATCCATCAGTGCTGCGAGGGGTAGTGGATATGGATTTGCTGATAAG ATTGCAGATGGAATGACTCTGGAAGTGCAGACTGTGAATCTTTTACTCGAGACTCATGGTGGTGCTCGACAGAGAGGGGGAGCAACTTG GGCATCTCCCATGGCTTCAATCACCATTCGCAATCTTCTGCTATATACAACAAATGAACACTGGGAG GTCGTAAATCTTAAGGAGGCACGAGACTTTTCAAGTGACAAGAAATTCATATATGTATTCAAA AAACTTGAATGGGGACATTTATCTATTGATCTCCTGCCTCATCCAGATATGTTTTTGGACGCAAAATTTTCTAACTCCATAGACGAGTCTAATAGGAAGGATGAAGACGGTGCAAAACGAGTATTCTTTGGTGGAGAGCGATTTATCGAGGGCATCTCAGGAGAGGCCCAT ATTACAATACAAAGGACGGAACTCAATAGCCCACTAGGGCTTGAAGTCCAACTGCATATTACAGAAGCAGTCTGCCCTTCCTTAAGCGAACCAG GGTTACGAGCTCTTCTCCGTTTCTTTACTGGACTTTATGTTTGTTTAAATAGAGGAGACGTGGATCCAATTGCACAACAA CGTTCTGCGGAAGCAGCTGGACGTTCTGTGGTCTCGATGGTTGTGGATCACATATTTCTATGCATCAAAGATGCTG AGTTCCAGATAGAACTTTTGATGCAGTCACTGTTTTTTGCTCGG ACAAGTGTTTCTGACGGAGAAAATGCCAAGTACCTGACTCGAGTTATGATTGGTGGGTTGTTTTTGAG AGACACTTTTGCTCGGCCTTCATGCACCTTAGTACAACCGTCAATGGAAACTACTTCAGTTGATGCGTTACATATTCCAGACTTTG GTAAGAACTTCTGTCCCCCGATATATCCTTTGGGAGACCAACTGTGGCAATTGAATTATAGAGTGCCTCTGATAAGCCTCAACTGTCTACAACTCTTGCCCTCCCCAAATCCTCCGATATTTGCTTCAAGAACCGTTATTGACTGTCAGCCACTGATT ATCCATCTTCAGGAAGAATCCTGTCTGAGGATATTGTCATTTTTGGCTGATGGAATTGTTGTTAATCGTGGAGCTGTGCTGCcagatttttcaattaaatcccTTGTGTTTAATCTTAAAGGTTTAGACATTACGGTCCCACTGGAAATAAGAAACCCAGAATACACCTCTAGAATTTGTGACACATCTTTTGAGAGTTCATTTACTGGTGCAAGGCTTCATATTCAAGATCTGATGCTTTCCGAGTCACCTTCCCTTAAACTGAGGTTACTGAACCTTGAGAGAGATCCGGCATGCTTTTGTCTTTGGAAAGGTCAACCAGTTGATGCCAGCCAGAGGAAATTGACTGCTTCAGCTTCTTTGATTTGTTTGGCTTTGGAGACTGACAACAGCTCAATTGGAAGTGACAACTCTCTTCCGGAGTCTCCAGATTTATGGAGATGCCTTGAGATGAAAGATGTTTGTCTTGAGGTAGCTATGGTGACTGCAGATGGAAGCCCTTTAATAAATGTCCCACCTCCAGGAGGGGTTGTTAGATTAGGGGTTGCGTGTCAACAATATTCGTCAAACTCTTCAGTAGAGGAACTATTTTTCGTTCTAGATCTCTACACTTATTTTGGTAGGGTTTGCGAAAGGATAGCTCTGGTAGGGAAAAACCAAAAGTCAAATGGAATAAGAAATGATTCTTTGGGTAGAACTGTGATGGAGAAGGTTGCTGGTGATAGTGCTGTATCTCTAGCTGTTGAGGAACTTCAGCTAAGATTTTTGGAATCTTCTTCTGATATTCCCGTTAAACCTTTAGTTTGTTTTATGGGAGAAAATCTATCCATCAAAGTCGGTCATAGAACATTGGGTGGTGCTAGAGCAATATCATCTACCCTACTGTGGGATAGAGTCAAGGTGGAATGTGCAGGCACTGTGGATAACTTGAGACATGAGAATGGCTCCAATTTAACCTCAGATTTTATTCATCTCGATGAAAATGAATACCATAAGTTACGAGCTGTCTTTTGGGTTCAAAAGAGTACCTCACCTTTTCTGGATATAAACATGGTCCATGTGATTCCATATAGTGCTCAAGATATCGAGTGCCATTCTTTGAATATCTCTGCTTGTGTTGCTGGTGTCCGTCTTGGTGGAGGAATGAATTATACTGAATCTTTGCTTCATAGATTCGGAATTCTTGGGCCAGATGGTGGACCAGGGGAGGATCTTACTAGAGGGCTAGAGAAATTATCCACTGGACCACTGTCAAAGCTTTTCAAAACATCACCTCTTATAATGGATGGGCTTGGAGAGAGTATAA AAGATGGAGATGACAGTAGCCTTCTTCAGTTGGGTGTACCTGATGATGTGGATTTATCGATACAGTTGAAAGATTGGTTGTTTGCGCTTGAAGATTCACAGGAGATGAGCAATTGGAGGTCTTTCAGTGATTCTGCTGAAAATTCTTTTAGAGAAGAAAGGAGCTGGCATGCAACATTTCAGAGTTTGCATGCCAAAGGAAAAAGCTGTCCAAAGCACGTAGTAGTTGGAAATGGAAAACCAAGTGTAATGCATAAATATCCAATCGAGTCAATCACT GTTGGCATGGAAGGCTTGCAGATCTTAAAGCCTGTGGCTTTGGAAGGGATCGTGTTGAATGGGATTCCTGAAAAAAGTGTCTTGCCGAATGGTTTAACTGAAACAGAGAAGCCAAATTATGGCAACCATGGCGTCAATGTGGAAGTTGAATTGATGGCTTCTGAAGATGGCGATGGTGCTGAGTCAATGGCCAATTGGATAGTGGAAAGCTTGAAATTCTCAGTGAAAGAACCG ATTGAGGCCGTAGTGACAAAGGATGAGCTGCAACACTTGGTTCTCCTGTGCAAGTCTGAGGTTGATTCTATGGGTAGAATAGCTGCTGGAGTTTTGCGTATTCTCAAATTAGAAGGATCCATAGGCTCGGCAGCTATCAGCCAACTAAGTAACTTGG GAAGCAAGAATTTTGATCGCATTTTTACTCCTGAGAAATTGAGCAGAGGCTGTAGCCCCAGCAATTTTGGGCTCAGTCCGCCCTGTAATTTCATCCAAGGAAGTGGTGGTTCTGGCTTGGATTCGACAATGGCTTCTCTTGAGGATTCACAATCAAAATGTGCTGCTCTTGCTGCCGAATTAATAAGTAGGTCGGATTCCTCCGCTGAATACATTGATAATATTAAGGAACTAAATCAGAATCTTGAAAGAATGCAGAAATTACTCGAGCAATTAAAAACTCAGCTTTAG
- the LOC142526346 gene encoding uncharacterized protein LOC142526346 isoform X2, with protein MESILARALEYTLKYWLKSFSRDQFKLQGRAVQLSNLDINGDALHASIGLPPALNVTTAKVGKLEIILPSVSNVQIEPIVVQIDRLDLVLVENEDDIDSSRGSSSASSISAARGSGYGFADKIADGMTLEVQTVNLLLETHGGARQRGGATWASPMASITIRNLLLYTTNEHWEVVNLKEARDFSSDKKFIYVFKKLEWGHLSIDLLPHPDMFLDAKFSNSIDESNRKDEDGAKRVFFGGERFIEGISGEAHITIQRTELNSPLGLEVQLHITEAVCPSLSEPGLRALLRFFTGLYVCLNRGDVDPIAQRSAEAAGRSVVSMVVDHIFLCIKDAEFQIELLMQSLFFARTSVSDGENAKYLTRVMIGGLFLRDTFARPSCTLVQPSMETTSVDALHIPDFGKNFCPPIYPLGDQLWQLNYRVPLISLNCLQLLPSPNPPIFASRTVIDCQPLIIHLQEESCLRILSFLADGIVVNRGAVLPDFSIKSLVFNLKGLDITVPLEIRNPEYTSRICDTSFESSFTGARLHIQDLMLSESPSLKLRLLNLERDPACFCLWKGQPVDASQRKLTASASLICLALETDNSSIGSDNSLPESPDLWRCLEMKDVCLEVAMVTADGSPLINVPPPGGVVRLGVACQQYSSNSSVEELFFVLDLYTYFGRVCERIALVGKNQKSNGIRNDSLGRTVMEKVAGDSAVSLAVEELQLRFLESSSDIPVKPLVCFMGENLSIKVGHRTLGGARAISSTLLWDRVKVECAGTVDNLRHENGSNLTSDFIHLDENEYHKLRAVFWVQKSTSPFLDINMVHVIPYSAQDIECHSLNISACVAGVRLGGGMNYTESLLHRFGILGPDGGPGEDLTRGLEKLSTGPLSKLFKTSPLIMDGLGESINSISEDGDDSSLLQLGVPDDVDLSIQLKDWLFALEDSQEMSNWRSFSDSAENSFREERSWHATFQSLHAKGKSCPKHVVVGNGKPSVMHKYPIESITVGMEGLQILKPVALEGIVLNGIPEKSVLPNGLTETEKPNYGNHGVNVEVELMASEDGDGAESMANWIVESLKFSVKEPIEAVVTKDELQHLVLLCKSEVDSMGRIAAGVLRILKLEGSIGSAAISQLSNLGSKNFDRIFTPEKLSRGCSPSNFGLSPPCNFIQGSGGSGLDSTMASLEDSQSKCAALAAELISRSDSSAEYIDNIKELNQNLERMQKLLEQLKTQL; from the exons ATGGAATCGATATTGGCCAGAGCTTTGGAATATACTCTTAAGTATTGGCTGAAGTCATTCAGCAGAGATCAGTTCAAATTGCAGGGGCGCGCCGTCCAGCTATCTAATTTAG ACATAAATGGAGATGCATTGCATGCCAGTATAGGATTGCCGCCCGCGCTGAATGTCACCACCGCTAAAGTTGGAAAATTGGAGATTATT CTGCCTTCGGTGAGCAATGTACAAATAGAACCGATTGTGGTACAAATTGACAGGCTTGACCTGGTTTTGGTGGAAAACGAGGATGACATAGATTCATCCAGGGGCTCAAGCAG TGCGTCATCCATCAGTGCTGCGAGGGGTAGTGGATATGGATTTGCTGATAAG ATTGCAGATGGAATGACTCTGGAAGTGCAGACTGTGAATCTTTTACTCGAGACTCATGGTGGTGCTCGACAGAGAGGGGGAGCAACTTG GGCATCTCCCATGGCTTCAATCACCATTCGCAATCTTCTGCTATATACAACAAATGAACACTGGGAG GTCGTAAATCTTAAGGAGGCACGAGACTTTTCAAGTGACAAGAAATTCATATATGTATTCAAA AAACTTGAATGGGGACATTTATCTATTGATCTCCTGCCTCATCCAGATATGTTTTTGGACGCAAAATTTTCTAACTCCATAGACGAGTCTAATAGGAAGGATGAAGACGGTGCAAAACGAGTATTCTTTGGTGGAGAGCGATTTATCGAGGGCATCTCAGGAGAGGCCCAT ATTACAATACAAAGGACGGAACTCAATAGCCCACTAGGGCTTGAAGTCCAACTGCATATTACAGAAGCAGTCTGCCCTTCCTTAAGCGAACCAG GGTTACGAGCTCTTCTCCGTTTCTTTACTGGACTTTATGTTTGTTTAAATAGAGGAGACGTGGATCCAATTGCACAA CGTTCTGCGGAAGCAGCTGGACGTTCTGTGGTCTCGATGGTTGTGGATCACATATTTCTATGCATCAAAGATGCTG AGTTCCAGATAGAACTTTTGATGCAGTCACTGTTTTTTGCTCGG ACAAGTGTTTCTGACGGAGAAAATGCCAAGTACCTGACTCGAGTTATGATTGGTGGGTTGTTTTTGAG AGACACTTTTGCTCGGCCTTCATGCACCTTAGTACAACCGTCAATGGAAACTACTTCAGTTGATGCGTTACATATTCCAGACTTTG GTAAGAACTTCTGTCCCCCGATATATCCTTTGGGAGACCAACTGTGGCAATTGAATTATAGAGTGCCTCTGATAAGCCTCAACTGTCTACAACTCTTGCCCTCCCCAAATCCTCCGATATTTGCTTCAAGAACCGTTATTGACTGTCAGCCACTGATT ATCCATCTTCAGGAAGAATCCTGTCTGAGGATATTGTCATTTTTGGCTGATGGAATTGTTGTTAATCGTGGAGCTGTGCTGCcagatttttcaattaaatcccTTGTGTTTAATCTTAAAGGTTTAGACATTACGGTCCCACTGGAAATAAGAAACCCAGAATACACCTCTAGAATTTGTGACACATCTTTTGAGAGTTCATTTACTGGTGCAAGGCTTCATATTCAAGATCTGATGCTTTCCGAGTCACCTTCCCTTAAACTGAGGTTACTGAACCTTGAGAGAGATCCGGCATGCTTTTGTCTTTGGAAAGGTCAACCAGTTGATGCCAGCCAGAGGAAATTGACTGCTTCAGCTTCTTTGATTTGTTTGGCTTTGGAGACTGACAACAGCTCAATTGGAAGTGACAACTCTCTTCCGGAGTCTCCAGATTTATGGAGATGCCTTGAGATGAAAGATGTTTGTCTTGAGGTAGCTATGGTGACTGCAGATGGAAGCCCTTTAATAAATGTCCCACCTCCAGGAGGGGTTGTTAGATTAGGGGTTGCGTGTCAACAATATTCGTCAAACTCTTCAGTAGAGGAACTATTTTTCGTTCTAGATCTCTACACTTATTTTGGTAGGGTTTGCGAAAGGATAGCTCTGGTAGGGAAAAACCAAAAGTCAAATGGAATAAGAAATGATTCTTTGGGTAGAACTGTGATGGAGAAGGTTGCTGGTGATAGTGCTGTATCTCTAGCTGTTGAGGAACTTCAGCTAAGATTTTTGGAATCTTCTTCTGATATTCCCGTTAAACCTTTAGTTTGTTTTATGGGAGAAAATCTATCCATCAAAGTCGGTCATAGAACATTGGGTGGTGCTAGAGCAATATCATCTACCCTACTGTGGGATAGAGTCAAGGTGGAATGTGCAGGCACTGTGGATAACTTGAGACATGAGAATGGCTCCAATTTAACCTCAGATTTTATTCATCTCGATGAAAATGAATACCATAAGTTACGAGCTGTCTTTTGGGTTCAAAAGAGTACCTCACCTTTTCTGGATATAAACATGGTCCATGTGATTCCATATAGTGCTCAAGATATCGAGTGCCATTCTTTGAATATCTCTGCTTGTGTTGCTGGTGTCCGTCTTGGTGGAGGAATGAATTATACTGAATCTTTGCTTCATAGATTCGGAATTCTTGGGCCAGATGGTGGACCAGGGGAGGATCTTACTAGAGGGCTAGAGAAATTATCCACTGGACCACTGTCAAAGCTTTTCAAAACATCACCTCTTATAATGGATGGGCTTGGAGAGAGTATAA ATTCTATTTCAGAAGATGGAGATGACAGTAGCCTTCTTCAGTTGGGTGTACCTGATGATGTGGATTTATCGATACAGTTGAAAGATTGGTTGTTTGCGCTTGAAGATTCACAGGAGATGAGCAATTGGAGGTCTTTCAGTGATTCTGCTGAAAATTCTTTTAGAGAAGAAAGGAGCTGGCATGCAACATTTCAGAGTTTGCATGCCAAAGGAAAAAGCTGTCCAAAGCACGTAGTAGTTGGAAATGGAAAACCAAGTGTAATGCATAAATATCCAATCGAGTCAATCACT GTTGGCATGGAAGGCTTGCAGATCTTAAAGCCTGTGGCTTTGGAAGGGATCGTGTTGAATGGGATTCCTGAAAAAAGTGTCTTGCCGAATGGTTTAACTGAAACAGAGAAGCCAAATTATGGCAACCATGGCGTCAATGTGGAAGTTGAATTGATGGCTTCTGAAGATGGCGATGGTGCTGAGTCAATGGCCAATTGGATAGTGGAAAGCTTGAAATTCTCAGTGAAAGAACCG ATTGAGGCCGTAGTGACAAAGGATGAGCTGCAACACTTGGTTCTCCTGTGCAAGTCTGAGGTTGATTCTATGGGTAGAATAGCTGCTGGAGTTTTGCGTATTCTCAAATTAGAAGGATCCATAGGCTCGGCAGCTATCAGCCAACTAAGTAACTTGG GAAGCAAGAATTTTGATCGCATTTTTACTCCTGAGAAATTGAGCAGAGGCTGTAGCCCCAGCAATTTTGGGCTCAGTCCGCCCTGTAATTTCATCCAAGGAAGTGGTGGTTCTGGCTTGGATTCGACAATGGCTTCTCTTGAGGATTCACAATCAAAATGTGCTGCTCTTGCTGCCGAATTAATAAGTAGGTCGGATTCCTCCGCTGAATACATTGATAATATTAAGGAACTAAATCAGAATCTTGAAAGAATGCAGAAATTACTCGAGCAATTAAAAACTCAGCTTTAG